Sequence from the Corallococcus sp. EGB genome:
AAGCGGCCGCGCTCCACCCGGGGCATCAGCGCCTCCAGCGTGCGCAGGGAGATGGGGTTGAACTCGTCATCGGAGAAGTTGAGCGCGAACACGCGGGCCTGGATGTCCCCGAGCGAGCCCTCCGGGTCGTAGTCCCGAGAGGACTCCAGCGCGTACAGCATGTCATTGGCGTCCATGCCCGCCGCCTGCGCCCGCGCGGTCGCGATGAAGGCGTCCGCTGCCCTGGCGTCCGGCAGCGTGGCCTGCAGGTGAGGCACGCCGTCCAGCATCATCCGGAAGACGGGGAACGCCTCCACCCAGCCCCGGGGCTGCGCGGTGTAGAGGCCGCCCTTCCACTCCGGGTCGCCGCGAATCTGTCCCGCGACGAAGCGGCGCCACAGCAGGTTGCGCCCGGCGATGCGAGTCGGCAGGGACACGATGGGCATCACGCCCTCCACCGCGTCCGGGTACAGCTCGCTCCACTGCCACGCGTTCATGCCACCCATGGACAAGCCCACGATGGCGTGCAGGCGGCGGATGCCCAGCGTCTGGGTGACGAGCAGGTGCTGGAGCTCCACCATGTCCCGGTAGCCATAGGCCGGGAACTTCGTGCGCAGGCCGTCGCTCGGCTTGCTGGAGCGGCCATGGCCCACGCTGTCCGGGAAGATGAGGAAGTACTTCGTCGCGTCCAGCGGACGGCCTGGCGCGAACAGCGCGTCCTGGAAGGGCTGGCCGCGGAGCACCTCGCCGCTCGCGCTCGTCCAGTGCAGGAGCAGCACCGCGTTCGTCACCGCGCCGGAGGCGTCCCGGCGCGGCGTGCCCAGCGTCGCATAGTGGATGCGCACTTCCGGCAGCACCGTGCCGTCCTGGAAGCGGTGGCCGGTGAAGACCGCGTCCGCCTCCCGGGCCGCGAGCGCGGCGGACGCCAACGCGGGGGGCTCCACCGGCGCTGCTACCGGAGCCGAGTCGTTCCCGGAGCGCGCGGTGGCGCACCCCAGGGACGAGGCCCCCAGACCCAACAACATGGACAGCAGGAGCGATGCCCGGCGCGGTGAAGTCATCACGCCGGGAGAAATACCTGCATGTGCAGGTACTGTAAAGCGGCCCTCAGGGCTTGGGGGCCGTGGCGGTGGCGGGCCGCAGGTAGCGGTCGAGGAACTCCAGGGTGCGCCGGTCGACCTCCGCCTCGTTCTTCTTCTTCTTGAAGCCGTGGCCCTCGTCGGGCAGCAGCAGGTACTCCACTGGGACGCCGTTCCTCTTCACCGCCGCGACGATGTCGTCGGACTCCGCCTGGAGGACGCGCGGATCATTGGCGCCCTGCACGACGAAGAGCGGCTTCTTGATGCGCTCCGCGTGGAAGAGAGGGGAGATCTCCCTGAGCATCGCCTCCTGCGTCTCCGGGTTGCCCATCTCCTGGAACATGGCCTGGCGGAAGGCGCCCCACTCGGGAGGCATGCTCTTGAGCGTGCGCAGCCAGTTGGAGGGGCCGAAGATGTCCACGCCCGCGTCGAAGGCGTCCGGGTGGAAGGCGAGCGCCGCGAGCACCATGTATCCGCCGTAGCTGCCCCCGAGGATGGCCACGCGCGAGCCGTCCACGTACGGCAGGCTCGCCAGGTACTTGCGCGCCTCCACGCAGTCGAGCAGCGGCTCCTTGCCGTGCTTCTGGTCGTCCGCCTTGAAGAAGGTCTTGCCGTAGCCCCGGCTGCCCCGGTTGTTGATGCCCAGCACCACGTAGCCGTGGTTGACCAGGTACTGGGCGAAGTTGTTGTAGCCCCGGGTCGTCTCTCCGCCCGGGCCTCCGTGCACGTAGACGATGGCGGGTGCCTTGTGCTCCGCCGTGGCCTGGTGCGGCTTGAAGAGCAGGTTGGGGATCTCCATTCCGTCGAAGGACTTGAAGCGCACCACCTGCGCGTCCACCAGGTCCTCGGGGTCGAGCTCGCGGCTCATCGTGTCCGTCAAGCGCGTGGTCTTCTTCGTGGCCAGGTCCTGGACATAGATGTTCGCGGAGGAGCGGTCCGTCTCCATCACGACCGCCAGCTGCTTCTCGTCACGGGAGAAGACGGCTTCGGAGATCATCCCAGCGGGGAATCCTGTCAGCGGAAGCTGGGTGCCTGCCTTCAGGTCATGCAGGCGCACCTCGTAGCCGGCGTCCACGTTGACGACGGAGACGCGGAACGCCCCCGAGTGGGAGAAGGCGGTGACGATGATGTCCCAGTCCGCCTTCTCCACGTCCTCCCACTTGCCGGCCTCCTTCGCCGGGCGCACCACGCGGGTGAACTCCGAGCCGTCGTCCGTGAGGACGTACAGCTCCCCGGTCACGGGATGGATGTCACCGACCTGATAGCGGGCCGCGCCCGTGTGGGGCGTGAGGTTCTTCATCGTCTTCGTCGCGACGTCGTAGCGCCACACGTTGCCGTCGGACGTGGTGGTGGCCTCCTCCAGCGCCACCCAGCTCTCGTCCGGGGCCACGGCGGCGACGCCGAACCCCTTGTCGTTCTGGACCAGGAGCTTGCGCGCGTACGTCTTCGCGTCATAGCGGTACACGTCCATGGCGCCCGGGTCGCGCTCGTTGGTGGTGATGTAGAACGCGCTGTCGTCGTGGCTGAAGCCCAGGAAACCGGCGGCGCCCTTCTTCATGGGCGTGAGGTCCTTCTCCTTGCCGTCCGGTGTGCGCACGTAGACGTGCGTCTGCTCATCGCCGCCCTTGTCCCGCTCGAAGAGGAAGCGGTTGTCGTGCGGGAAGGCGCCAACCACGTGGACGCTGTCCGTCTTCGAGCGCGTCAGCGCGGAGGGCTTGCCCCCGCCCACCGGCACGGTGTGGACGTTGATGATGCCGGACGCGTTCGACGAGAAGAGCAGCTGCTTGCCGTCCGAAGTGAAGACCGGGCTCATCACCTCCGTGGACCCCATGAACTGCTCCACCGTGTACTGCTTCGACGGACGGGTCACCGGCGCGTTCGCGGCCGGAGCGGGCCTGGGGGCCGGCGGGGCGGCGGGCGGCGCGGCTCCCAGCAAGGGCAGGAGCAGCGTTGGGGCAAGGACACGGGACAGGGACTTCCACGCGGGCATGTGGCCTCCGGGGACGGCGGACCGGAGAACTCTGGCCCAGGCCCCGCCGGGTTCAAAAAGAGCGGGCGACAAACCTGACATAAGGCTGTCACGGGCCGGGGCGACATTGGGTGCGTTCCTTCAACGCGGCACCGGAGATTCCGCCATGACCCAGAACGACCTGTCGAAGACCCTCCCCCTGCGCGGCCTGCACACCTACGCGGGCGGCTGCCTGTGCGGCGCCGTGCGTTACGAGGCCACCGTGGACCTGGCCGGTGTGACCCGCTGCAACTGCACCATCTGCATGAAGTACGGCTACGGCGGCGGCGTGGGGATGAAGCCGGACGCGTTCCGGCTGCTGAAGGGGCAGGACGCCCTCAAGAAGTACGGGCGCGACGGCAGCCCCAACACCCGCAGCTTCTGCGGCCGCTGCGGCGTCGTGTGCTTCGGCGACGGCGACGTCCCGGAGCTGGGCGGGAAGTTCGTCTCCATCTACGTCAACACGCTGGATGACGTGGACCCGTCGCTGCTCACCTTCCAGTACTGGGACGGCCGGCACGACAACTGGGCGGCGGGTACGCGGCCCACGCCGTGGCCCTTCCAGGCCGCCGCCTGAAGACGCCAGGGACGGGCGCGGGCCTTCAGCGCCCCTGCCCGTCACCGGTCGTGACTACACATTCCCCGCGGCGGCCCGGCCCGCGGCGCGCCCGGAGAAGATGCAGCCGCCGAGGAACGTCCCTTCGAGGGCGCGGTAGCCGTGGACGCCACCGCCTCCGAAGCCGGCCACCTCGCCTGCCGCATAGAGCCCTGGGATGGTCTTCCCCTGGGCGTTGAAGACGCGGCCCTGGAGGTCGGTCTCGAAGCCACCCAGCGTCTTGCGCGTGAGGATGTTCAGCTTCACGCCGATGAGCGGCCCCGCGGCGGGGTCCAGGATGCGGTGCGGCTTCGCGGTGCGCACCAGCTTGTCGCCCCGGTAGTTGCGCGCCTGCCGGATGGCGGCCAGCTGCAAGTCCTTGCTGAACGGGTTGTCCATCTGGAGGTCGCGGGCCTTCACCTCGCGCTCCACGGTGGCGAAGTCCAGCAGCGGCGTCTCCGTCTTCGCGTTCATCCCGGCGACCAGGTCGCGCAGGTTGTCGGAGACGACGAAGTCCTCGCCCTTCTCCTTGAAGGCCTCCACCGGGCCCATGGCCTTCTTGCCCACGGCGCGGTTGAGCACGCCCAGCCAGTCCTTGCCGGTGAGGTCCGGGTTCTGCTCGGAGCCGGAGAGCGCGAACTCCTTCTTGATGATCCACTGGTTGAGGATGAACCAGGTGTGCTCGTGGCCCGCCTTGAGGATGTGCTCCAGCGTGCCCAGCGTGTCGAAGCCGGGGAACAGCGGCGGCGGCAGGCGCTTGCCGGTGGCGTCCAGCCACAGCGAGCTGGGGCCCGGGAGGATGCGGATGCCGTGACGGGGCCAGATGGGGTTCCAGTTCCGCAGGCCCTCCGTGTAGTGCCACATGCGGTCGCGGTTGATGAGGCGTCCGCCCGCGGCCTCCGTGATGGCGATCATCCGGCCGTCCACGTGGTCGGGCACGCCCTGGATCATGAACTTCGGCGCGGGGCCCATGCGCTGGGGCCATGCCTTGCGCACGAGCTCGTGGTTGCCGCCGATGCCGCCGGATGTGACGATGACCGCGCCCGCGCGCAATTCGAAGTCACCCGTCGTCACGCGCGAGCTGCTGACGCCGCGAGGGACGTCCGTGGGCTCCAGCACCTTGCCGCGCACGCCCACCACCGCGCCGTCCTGTGTGAGCAGTTCGTCCACGCGGTGGCGGAAGAGGAAGGTGAGGGTGCCCTTCGCTTCCGCGGCCCTGGCCCGGCGCACGAAGGGCTCCAGCACGCCGGGGCCGGTGCCCCAGGTGACATGGAAGCGGGGGACGGAGTTGCCGTGGCCCACGGCGCCGTAGCCGCCGCGCTCCGCCCAGCCCACCACGGGGAACCAGCTCATGCCCTGCTGGACCAGCCAGGGGCGCATCTCGCCCGCGGCGAAGTCGACGAAGGCCTCCGCCCACTTGCGCGGCCAGTGGTCCTCCTCTCGGTCGAAGCCCGCGGTGCCCATCCAGTCCTCGAGCGCGAGCGCGTGGGAGTCCTTGATGCCCATGCGCCGCTGCTCGGGCGAGTCCACGAGGAACAGGCCGCCGAACGACCAGAACGCCTGGCCGCCCAGGTTCTGCGGCCCCTCCTGGTCCACCACGGCGACGCGCTTGCCCGCGTCCGCGAGCTCCGTCGCGGCCACGAGCCCCGCGAGCCCTCCGCCCACGACGATGACATCCACTCCCTGTCCCATGCCGTGCCTCCCGGTAGCGATTGGCGCGCGGATGATAGCGGTTCAGGAAGATTGCGCGGGGGCCTTCACATGCGCACCTCAAAAGCAGGAGGTGACTCAGCCATGTCACGCAAGACCATGGATTGCCGGGAGGCCCCCAATGAGGCCCACTGCACGCTGACCATCACCGGCGAGGAGGACGAGGTGATGCGGGCGGCGGTCGACCACGCGGTGTCCGTCCACGGTGAGAAGGACGGCCCTGAGCTGCGCGAGATGATCCACGCCTCGCTCAAGGATGAAGGGGCACCCCTGCGCGGCTCCGGCGCGGAGCAGCGGCCGGCCATGCAGTGAGGCGGCCTCCCAGACGCCAGGCGGCGCCCCGCGACGGGCCGGGCACCGCGGCGCTCCGGAGGGTAGACTCCCGCGCATGGAATCCGGAGCGAAGGGCAGCACGGGACCGCTGGGCCACGACGCCGCCGCCTACGCGCAGCGTCAGGAGGGACTGTCCCCGGAGCCGCTGCGGGACGCGGCCTGGACCGTGGCGGGGCAGCGGGCCTTCGGCGTGGTGCTCGACGTGGGCTCGGGCAGCGGCGGGTGGATCCGCCGGCTGCGACAGAACCCGGCCATCGAGCGCATCCTCAGCACGGACATCCACGACGCGGGCGCCAGCCGTCTGCCGGGCGTGGAGTTCCAGCAGCGGGACGTGTCGCGTGACGCGCTGCCGTGGGGTGACGCGTCGGTGGACTGGGTGTTCGCCATTGAGGTGCTGGAGCACCTGGCCAACCCGCGCCACTTCGTGAAGGAGGCCTTCCGCGTCCTCAAGCCCGGAGGCCACCTCTTCTTCACCACGCCGAACAACGACAGCCTGACCGCGCGGCTGTCCTTCCTGGTCCGGGGCTACTTCCCCGCGTTCTGCGACCAGGACTACCGCGACTCCGGGCACATCACCCCGATTACGGAGCTGGACGCGCGGCGCATGGCCGTGGAGGCAGGCTTCCAGTCCATCGAGTTCGACTACCCGCTGCCCGGGCGCATTCCGCGCAGCAGCGTGTACTGGCAGCGCTTCCTGCCCGGGCTGCGCGGCCGGTGGTGGAGCGATGGGCTGTTCGCGCTGCTGACCCGGCCCCGCTGAAAAGACGCGCGACAGGACTGGCCGCCTGTTCAGTCTCCGTGGTAGCCCTGCCGTGAACCCACGAGGAGCGCGGATGCAACAGCGGTGTTTCTGGGCGGGGAATGATCCGCTGTATCAGGCCTACCACGACGAGGAGTGGGGCGTGCCCGTGCGCGACAGCCGCGCGCTCTGGGAGATGCTGATGTTGGAGGGCTTCCAGGCGGGGCTCGCGTGGATCGTCATCCTGCGCAAGCGCGACGCCTTCCGGAAGGCCTTCAAGGGCTTCGACCCGAAGGTGGTGGCGCGCTTCACGGAGAAGGACGTCACGCGCCTGCTGGCGGACGAGGGCATCGTGCGGGCGCGCGCGAAGATTGAAGCGACCATCGGCAACGCGCGCGCCTACCTGAAGATGCAGGAGGCGGGCGAGGACTTCTCCACGTTCGTCTGGGGCATGGCGGGCGGAAAGCCCATCCGCAATGCGTGGAAGGGGCGGGGCGACGTGCCGGCGAAGACGCCGCTGTCGGAGGCGTACTCCAAGGCCTTCAAGCAGCGCGGCTTCAAGTTCGTGGGGCCCGTCATCGTCTACGCGTGGATGCAGGCCACGGGCATCGTGGACGACCACACCGTGGACTGCTTCCGCCACGGCGTGCGGCACCGCTGAGCGCGAAGCGTTGACCTGGGAGGGCTTGTGGCGCCGTGGGGACCTGGTGGATGTCCGCGGTGCGGATTCGAAGGGAAGGGAGACACGGAATGCGGCTCAGTGTGATGAGCGTGATGGTGAATGATCAGGCCCGGGCCCTGAAGTTCTACACGGAGGTCCTGGGCTTCGTGCTGAAGGTGGACGTCCCGGTGGGCGCGGGGGGCGACCGGTGGCTGACCGTCGTCTCTCCGGACGCGCAGGAGGGCACGCAGTTGTTGCTGGAGCCCATGGGTTTTCCGCCCTCGCGCGTGTACCAGAAGGCGCTGTTCGACGCGGGCATCCCGGCGGCGTCGTTCGGCGTCGACGACTGCCAGGCGGAATATGAGCGCATGGTGAAGCTCGGCGCGGTGTTCAAGAGCAAGCCCGCCAACATGGGCCCCGTCACCGTCGCCGTCCTCGAGGACACCTGCGGCAACCTCATCCAGATCGCGCAGATGATGTAGCCGGCCCTGGCCTCCGGGGGCGTTGCGCTACGCTGGGACCATGTCTTCGGAGCGCAACAGGGGCCGTGTCCGCACGGTGGAGGAATGGCTGGAGCGACTCTCCTCGCGGGATGTGAACGCACGCGAGGAGGCGCTGTCGGCGTTGGAGGAGTCGCTGGTGTCCGGGGCGCCGGAGTCGCGGGAGCGGACCGCCCGGGCGCTGCTGGAGGAACTGGGACGGCCCGGGACGGCGGCGGTGGAGCCGGTGCTGTTCCTGTTGCAGCGCAGCTGGTGGCCCCCGCAGGCGAGCCTCGCCGGGCTCGCCGTCAAGAACGTGGTGGAGGTGCTCGCGCGCATGGAGGCCGAAGCTCCGGCGCTGGAGCACGCCGCGAGCGTGCTCACCTTCGTGTGCCGGGTGGACCCGTCCTGGCTCCGCGCGCTGGACGGGCTGTTCCAGCACCCGGAGGCCTCGGTCCGCGCCGCCATGGCGCGCGTCGTGGGCCGCCTGGGAAACGCGGCGGCGCCGGCGCTGCCCAGGCTGCTGGAGCTCCTGGAGGATGACGAGCCCGTGGCCCTCTCCGCGCTGGAGTCCCTGGCGGCGCTGGCCCTGCTGGCGCCGGACCTCACCGCGCCCCGGTTGCTGGAGGTGGTGCGCGGGTCGGACGGCGCGCGCCTCTACCTGGCCCTGGTGACCCTGCGGGGCATGCTGGATGAGTTGTCCCTGGATGAACTGCCCGTGCCCGCCTTGCCGGACCTGGAGCCAACGTTGCTGCGCACGCTGACCGCGCCGGAAGCGCCCATCCGGCAGGAGGTGGCGTCCCTGCTGGGATTGAGCGGCCCCTTGTCGCCCGCCGCCATCGCTGCCCTGCGCGAGCACCTCCGGGACGAGAGCCCCCACGTCGCGGCCCGCTCCGCCGTGGCGCTGGTGCGCTCCGGCGCTCCGGCGGCGGAGGCTCTCTTTCTGCTGAAGGGCCAGTTGGGGCCGGCCGCATCGCGCGAGCTCCAGGAGGCCGCGGTGGCCGCGCTGGAGGAGGCGGGCCCGGCCCGACTGGGCCGGGCGAAGGGGATGCTGGAGACGGTCGCTCGCGACGCGTCGGGGCTCACGCGCGAGGCGCTCTTCGAGCTGTTGGGGCAGATCCCCTGAGCGCACGTGCGCGCCGTCAGCACTCCAGGTTGGCGCCGGGGCTCACGCCGAGCAGCGAGCAGAAGTACTTGTAGGCGTCCACGCGGCTCTTCACCTGGGCGGGGTTGCGGCCGTTGCACTCCAGCGAGCCGTTGAGGGTGCGGATGGTCTCACCGAAGCCCGCGCCGTTCACCATGGCGTTGTGCGCCGTCATGGAGCCCGCGCCCGTCTGCGTGGTCCAGAACCAGAAGCCCGAGCGCCACGAGGCGTTCGCGTCCTGGGCCAGCAGCTCCGGGTTCGCCTGGAGCGGCAGTCCCAGCGCGTTGCCCGCCGCGCAGTAGTTGCCGTTCCACGACAGCTGCATGGGGCCGCGGCCGAAGTACTTCTTGTTCGGCGCGCAGGTGCAGCCCGGCGGCCCCCACGACGTGTCGCAGTAGGAGCTCGTCTGGTTGATCTCCTCGATGTAGACGAGCCCGCCCGTCTCATGTGAGGCATTGGCCAGGAAGGCGGCCACCTCGCGCTTGCGAGTGTCCGTGTCTCCCGTGGTCGCCAGGCCCGGGAAGGTGTTCGCGGCGGCGATGAGCGCGTCGTAGGTGTAGAAGCCGTTGCGGTTGGGGAACATGGTGTTGAACGTGTCGCGGGTGAGGATGCCCGCGAAGCCCGTGCCGCCGCCTCCACCGCCGCCGGAGACCAGGTCGAACGTCCAGCGCTGGTTGTCGCGGTCCGGATAGAAGGGGTACTGGACGATGAGCGTGCCGTTGTCCGGCGAGCCCCACGACAGGTCCATGGCCATGCCCGTGTGGCGCGGGTGGAAGCTGAACTGCACGCCGCCCCGGTTGATGAACTGGAACTGCTGGTTGGCGCCGCCCACGTAGGTCCACTGGTGGAGGACCGCGTTCTCCGCGGTGCTGACGCCCTCGATGTCCAGGGCCTTGCCGCTGTTGACGTTGATGATCTTGTAGAACCCGCCCGACGTGGGCGAGATGTGGAACTTCTGCGCGTTGGTGCCGTTGCAGTCCCACTGCTGCACCTTCGCGCCGTCGGCCGTGCTGGAGGACGCCACGTCGATGCACTTGTTCGTCCGCACGGAGCGGATGACGTAGTCCCCCTCCGTGATGGTGGACACGACGGCGGCGCTCTCCACCTGGCCGACGGCTGCTTGCGCGGTGTCTCCGGTCTCCGGCCCCGAACAGCCCGCCAGCGCGCCCACGACTCCCAGCAACGACAGACCGCGGATGACTCCCTTGTGGCTCATGACGTCTCCCATGGGTACCGCCAGCAGGTGGAGGAACTCCTGGGAGGTGGATTCATACATCCCAGGTGAACTTTGTTTTCTGGATGAACAAAGTTTCCCGGGATTCATGCCATTGGGCCTGGTATCCAGTCAATCCGGGGAATCCGAAAGGTGCTTCAGGAAGCGCTCCGTGAAGAGGTACGCGTCCCCCGGCCACCGCGCGGACACGTAGCGCCCGTCCTCCACCACGAAGGCGGGCGTGTGGTCCGTCGCGGTGCCACGCTTGGAGAGGACGCGGGGGCCGCGCTCGAAGTGGCCCGGGTCCGCGAGCGCGGCGATGACCTCCTCCTCCACGTAGGCAGGGTAGGTCCGGTAGTAGCGCCCCAGCTTCCACGCCGTGAGCAGGTACGCGGAGCGCTCCATGTACTTGGGCAGGCACGTGGTGCGCGTGCCGTGGAGCACGCTCTTGCCGGTGGCGGGGTCCTTCGCGCGGGCCAGCACCAGCACGCCGTGGCAGATGGCCGCCACGGGCCGGTGGAGCGCCCAGAACGCGGCCACCTTCGCCTGGAGCGCCTCGCTGCCCAGGTACTGCCGCATGCCCGGCGCGTGGCCTCCGGGAAGCAGGAGCGCGTCGAAGTCCGACG
This genomic interval carries:
- a CDS encoding S9 family peptidase; translated protein: MPAWKSLSRVLAPTLLLPLLGAAPPAAPPAPRPAPAANAPVTRPSKQYTVEQFMGSTEVMSPVFTSDGKQLLFSSNASGIINVHTVPVGGGKPSALTRSKTDSVHVVGAFPHDNRFLFERDKGGDEQTHVYVRTPDGKEKDLTPMKKGAAGFLGFSHDDSAFYITTNERDPGAMDVYRYDAKTYARKLLVQNDKGFGVAAVAPDESWVALEEATTTSDGNVWRYDVATKTMKNLTPHTGAARYQVGDIHPVTGELYVLTDDGSEFTRVVRPAKEAGKWEDVEKADWDIIVTAFSHSGAFRVSVVNVDAGYEVRLHDLKAGTQLPLTGFPAGMISEAVFSRDEKQLAVVMETDRSSANIYVQDLATKKTTRLTDTMSRELDPEDLVDAQVVRFKSFDGMEIPNLLFKPHQATAEHKAPAIVYVHGGPGGETTRGYNNFAQYLVNHGYVVLGINNRGSRGYGKTFFKADDQKHGKEPLLDCVEARKYLASLPYVDGSRVAILGGSYGGYMVLAALAFHPDAFDAGVDIFGPSNWLRTLKSMPPEWGAFRQAMFQEMGNPETQEAMLREISPLFHAERIKKPLFVVQGANDPRVLQAESDDIVAAVKRNGVPVEYLLLPDEGHGFKKKKNEAEVDRRTLEFLDRYLRPATATAPKP
- a CDS encoding GFA family protein; protein product: MTQNDLSKTLPLRGLHTYAGGCLCGAVRYEATVDLAGVTRCNCTICMKYGYGGGVGMKPDAFRLLKGQDALKKYGRDGSPNTRSFCGRCGVVCFGDGDVPELGGKFVSIYVNTLDDVDPSLLTFQYWDGRHDNWAAGTRPTPWPFQAAA
- a CDS encoding bifunctional 2-polyprenyl-6-hydroxyphenol methylase/3-demethylubiquinol 3-O-methyltransferase UbiG, which codes for MESGAKGSTGPLGHDAAAYAQRQEGLSPEPLRDAAWTVAGQRAFGVVLDVGSGSGGWIRRLRQNPAIERILSTDIHDAGASRLPGVEFQQRDVSRDALPWGDASVDWVFAIEVLEHLANPRHFVKEAFRVLKPGGHLFFTTPNNDSLTARLSFLVRGYFPAFCDQDYRDSGHITPITELDARRMAVEAGFQSIEFDYPLPGRIPRSSVYWQRFLPGLRGRWWSDGLFALLTRPR
- a CDS encoding DNA-3-methyladenine glycosylase I; protein product: MQQRCFWAGNDPLYQAYHDEEWGVPVRDSRALWEMLMLEGFQAGLAWIVILRKRDAFRKAFKGFDPKVVARFTEKDVTRLLADEGIVRARAKIEATIGNARAYLKMQEAGEDFSTFVWGMAGGKPIRNAWKGRGDVPAKTPLSEAYSKAFKQRGFKFVGPVIVYAWMQATGIVDDHTVDCFRHGVRHR
- a CDS encoding type 1 glutamine amidotransferase domain-containing protein, whose amino-acid sequence is MASTRRVLVPLPDHDFDVTEVAVPWRMLTDAGHDVVFATEKGHMPAADPLLLTGVLFGQLGADPEPKRFYGELTLTEAFQKPLTWDAVTPSDFDALLLPGGHAPGMRQYLGSEALQAKVAAFWALHRPVAAICHGVLVLARAKDPATGKSVLHGTRTTCLPKYMERSAYLLTAWKLGRYYRTYPAYVEEEVIAALADPGHFERGPRVLSKRGTATDHTPAFVVEDGRYVSARWPGDAYLFTERFLKHLSDSPD
- a CDS encoding RICIN domain-containing protein, coding for MSHKGVIRGLSLLGVVGALAGCSGPETGDTAQAAVGQVESAAVVSTITEGDYVIRSVRTNKCIDVASSSTADGAKVQQWDCNGTNAQKFHISPTSGGFYKIINVNSGKALDIEGVSTAENAVLHQWTYVGGANQQFQFINRGGVQFSFHPRHTGMAMDLSWGSPDNGTLIVQYPFYPDRDNQRWTFDLVSGGGGGGGTGFAGILTRDTFNTMFPNRNGFYTYDALIAAANTFPGLATTGDTDTRKREVAAFLANASHETGGLVYIEEINQTSSYCDTSWGPPGCTCAPNKKYFGRGPMQLSWNGNYCAAGNALGLPLQANPELLAQDANASWRSGFWFWTTQTGAGSMTAHNAMVNGAGFGETIRTLNGSLECNGRNPAQVKSRVDAYKYFCSLLGVSPGANLEC
- a CDS encoding VOC family protein, with product MRLSVMSVMVNDQARALKFYTEVLGFVLKVDVPVGAGGDRWLTVVSPDAQEGTQLLLEPMGFPPSRVYQKALFDAGIPAASFGVDDCQAEYERMVKLGAVFKSKPANMGPVTVAVLEDTCGNLIQIAQMM
- a CDS encoding alpha/beta fold hydrolase; translation: MTSPRRASLLLSMLLGLGASSLGCATARSGNDSAPVAAPVEPPALASAALAAREADAVFTGHRFQDGTVLPEVRIHYATLGTPRRDASGAVTNAVLLLHWTSASGEVLRGQPFQDALFAPGRPLDATKYFLIFPDSVGHGRSSKPSDGLRTKFPAYGYRDMVELQHLLVTQTLGIRRLHAIVGLSMGGMNAWQWSELYPDAVEGVMPIVSLPTRIAGRNLLWRRFVAGQIRGDPEWKGGLYTAQPRGWVEAFPVFRMMLDGVPHLQATLPDARAADAFIATARAQAAGMDANDMLYALESSRDYDPEGSLGDIQARVFALNFSDDEFNPISLRTLEALMPRVERGRFVVQEGHAKSFGHFTQAHPELWAEQVAAFLKFLEEG
- a CDS encoding DUF1059 domain-containing protein, coding for MSRKTMDCREAPNEAHCTLTITGEEDEVMRAAVDHAVSVHGEKDGPELREMIHASLKDEGAPLRGSGAEQRPAMQ
- a CDS encoding FAD-binding dehydrogenase; the encoded protein is MGQGVDVIVVGGGLAGLVAATELADAGKRVAVVDQEGPQNLGGQAFWSFGGLFLVDSPEQRRMGIKDSHALALEDWMGTAGFDREEDHWPRKWAEAFVDFAAGEMRPWLVQQGMSWFPVVGWAERGGYGAVGHGNSVPRFHVTWGTGPGVLEPFVRRARAAEAKGTLTFLFRHRVDELLTQDGAVVGVRGKVLEPTDVPRGVSSSRVTTGDFELRAGAVIVTSGGIGGNHELVRKAWPQRMGPAPKFMIQGVPDHVDGRMIAITEAAGGRLINRDRMWHYTEGLRNWNPIWPRHGIRILPGPSSLWLDATGKRLPPPLFPGFDTLGTLEHILKAGHEHTWFILNQWIIKKEFALSGSEQNPDLTGKDWLGVLNRAVGKKAMGPVEAFKEKGEDFVVSDNLRDLVAGMNAKTETPLLDFATVEREVKARDLQMDNPFSKDLQLAAIRQARNYRGDKLVRTAKPHRILDPAAGPLIGVKLNILTRKTLGGFETDLQGRVFNAQGKTIPGLYAAGEVAGFGGGGVHGYRALEGTFLGGCIFSGRAAGRAAAGNV